ccctgtcctgctctgggtgagctCAATCCCAAACCTGACCCTGATCCTGGTCTCAGTCTCACTCCATGTTTAGACACActcacagttctgtatttaatCTCATCCCAGTCCCAGATTCATCTAGCCCCAgacccaatcccaaccccagccctaaaGGTAATCTCATGTCTAGCCTTGACCCCAATCCCAGCtctaatccaaatctcagcccctTCCAAAATCCTCAGCCCCAAACAAAATCCCAGGTTCAGCCCTTCTTGGgtgtgtctctgtccctctgaccccaatgatgtttgggtggggtcacACCAGGgctcagagggacagagaccaCCCCGGCCTCCCCATATGGGAGAAGGTCAAAGAGCCCCTCCAGCCCCAAGCACCCTCAGCagtgagagggacacagaggccctggtccccagccctgcacaggaattccctgaggccagagggatggagaccccccgagcatcccccagGGCTCGGGACAGAGagccctgagcatcccctggaCTTAAAGGGACAGAGACTGCCCCAagcacccctggcacagggttGAGAGAGAGGGAGACCTCCCAGGTATTCCCTGGGGTGAGAATGATGGAGACCCCCTGGGAAATGGTCTGGGGTGACAGGGATAGGGACAAACGGCCGGGGAATGGCCTggagtgacagtgacagaaaaaacaaccccaaacccctcccaagcatcccccagggtgagaggcacagagaccccTTGAGCATCCTCTGGGCACTGGACAAAATAAACTTGGCAGAAATCAAACTTGACTCTGCATATATCATTTTGAAGAATATATGCTCTTCCCACAAGTAACTTGTGATGAAAGCgcaaacaaatcccaaacatgAATAAACTGACAATCCAAGCAGTGATGTGGCAATTCCAATATTCATTgtttcctgcacagctccagctcagctgctggagggTTTCGGTAAAAGAAAGTGGAAATTTGGCCCAAGATTattaaaaggaagggaaagctctgtgtagctgtcacaaaggtgacagagataaacagaaaaatgattCTCACATTTGGAGAAGCCCCCAAGCCCGGAAATTCAGGacttattaataataattattattattattaattcaGGAAATTTAGCTACTTGAGCTGGGCTTCTTGTGGGACTTTTAGCCGCCTTGCGTTCCTCACCGTGGGATGAATGAACCTTGTCAGTCTCACTGGTAACATTTGCTGCCTTTCCTCCAGTGATTTTAACAACTTTTCAAGGAAAgacaacaaattattttctttacactgACCACACATAAAAGCCATTTTCCTCATCATTTCTCCCGTAAGTTCCCCAGGAGGAAGGAGCGACTGTGTCCAAGTTCCAGCAGTTCTTCCAGAAAAAACCACAACCTCCTCAGTGGAGGGAACCATGCTGTTGTCAAAGGCACTTGGGGTCAGAGAACAGTGCCCTGAACTGTCTGTGCCAAAATAATATGGCAATATTGCAAGGTGCTAACAAGACAAAATCCATCAtggattttattgaacagtaaatgtgaggtagagagatggaaacaaagagaaaaggggGAGAGCAAGGGAGTGACAAGGGACAGAGatgttccctggagcagggcaagtgtgacattgtcccctTTGTGTGTGGCCTTCCCGGGGTGGGGGTTTCacacctgagccagtttgggtaaggggggGTGGTGTTCActcccctgagcagggattaccccactgtttcaggttgcCATGTAAGATGTAACCAAAAGTATGTTTTCAATCACCATCTCCAGAAACTGTTATAAACAGGTGGGGtagtgttctttatctcttgcATGACTCACCCCTGAAAATgccctccaggggagatatcttctgtgaatgggccattgagtgtcactgcaggacgGATAAAATTCCAATatcccattgtgggatgctccacccagggggaggaACCAAGCATTCCTACATGGATAAAAGCTGAGACTTTGCTACACCGGACGTACCTTGCCGACTGGATTCCCAGCAGACAAGAGCTCCATAACCACCATTAGACatccagaggaagaccagacctTCTACAGCATCACTGCTCTGACAGAATCATATTCATCactccaacaggactgcagtaaccatttaatgggactgctgccacctCACTGACGTGCAGGGTGTCAGGTTATGTCCCGACTCTGTTGATTTAAGGCAGCatttctgtatcattgccttgatcttcattttcttaTGAAATTGTAATTCTGACTTAGACTCTCTCCGAGGTTTGTCTTCAAACCAGCACAAAAAGACAATGTACTCAATGCTTGTCTTCTTCCCAAAACAGGATTTCTGATTCCCAAACCTTGATTGAATGGAGGAGGAGGCCgcaaggaaaaggaagcagtcccaggacacccaggcaggtgaggacGAAGTCAGTgcctcttttccccctctctcctgctccatctcccagcccaacatggtccccagctgcaggacaaccctgctgccaatCCCACCCTGCCGGGGATGCACTGGAGggatttccttcctcttccctctggcatggaggcaaatcccatcctctccttgtccttcctcctccagacaagaagctgaggatggagaccagaGAGGAAAAATCCCCGTGGAAGAACCTGGAGGAGGAGGTTCTTTTGAGTGGCTGCACAGGAAAGGAAtcaaacagagaggaaaatccccagagatcccacaggaggaggggctgcaaacccagACAAGGGTGCTCTGAGGGGGAAAgaccctccctgtgccaggaaggtgggcagagctcctgccagagctcagagctgatGGCCCAGGAACAGCTTCATGATGAGGAAATGCCCCACAagtgcttggagtgtgggaagagcttcaggcacagcagcaccctgatcCAGCACCAGATGATCCGCACTGGGGAATGGCTGTAcaagtgtggggaatgtgggaagggcttcagcgAAAGCTCCGCCCTCATCAGGCACCaacgcatccacactggggagaggccttATGAGTGTCCacagtgtcagaagaggtttcagagaAACTCCAATCTCCTCCAACACCAGCGGATGCACACCGAGGAGAGGCCTTTCCACTGCCCTGAATGTGGAaagggcttcaagcacaactccaaCCTCGTCACCCACCGGgtcatccacactggggagaggccctacaagtGTCCCCAGTATGGGAAGAGTttcacccagagctctgcctaGACCAGTCACCAATGGAGGCACCAGTAAGGGAAGGTCTGCCAGTGCCCCAAGTgcaggaggatttgtgttcactgcCACAACTTCATCCATCATTGGAGGATCCACAttgggaagagccctggtgATCCATTTTCCCTGTGATCTATGTAGGGAAGACACCAGTCCCTTGTCCTGCCCCTCCCAGTGACATGATGTGGCATTGAAAAACACGAGGATCTGCCCATGGCCCTGTCATTACATTCACTCCCACCTCTGgtcactgccaggggcaggaaagggactGTCTTTCCTGGTGGAGAAGGGtgtcctttccaggcaggggAAATTGTGGCCAGGCAGACCCAGTGAGTTGTGTTGTAGTTTTCCCTGTCAAAGTTTCATTTATCCCTTCTCTTATCAATATTGTTTCTGTTCCATTTGTTTCTTATCTTGTTCCTGTTCCCAATAAATTGTTCCTATCCCAGCCcgggatctttgccttttgtgcttttgatgccgaattttgccccaaaaggcgagaataactgcttaagagactcagcctaagtcagataagcaggaggtattttattacgACGCGTCGGAGAAATCACGAAATGGATTTCTGAATTATGTACAGCAAAAGCGggtttttatacaattttaaacaaggattacatcatttattacatgcatattcatagGCAGGCGGAGTCTTCTGGGAATTCTTGGTCTTCCTCAgttaaattttaagcttttcctaATTTGGTCTTCTTCCTGTTATCCTTGGCATGTTTTTCCATGACTTAGCTGAAGTAGCTGTTGTACTTGGCTTGATCCTAACGGGTTGGCAGGTCACTTTAACTTATTGGCTtccacttcttcttcttcaaatattctaatTCCAAAGTCTCTTCTGTGAGTGTATTTTAGATTACCTATTCAAATATTGTGAGTGTATTTTTCATTGCCTTATCTAAGTATCTGATCAAAGTTATCCCTGTATTTTAGGTTATTTATTAACTGCTGTAATtcccttaatatatttttgagtgtcttttaattcttttatttttcagaagctatTAACCATTATAATAAATGGcttcatttccccccttttcttatTACTTACGAATTCTTTCGTCAAATTCTAACCCTGTAGGGCGCTGATATGCTCGTACCATAGCCCAGATCATTTGGGTTCTTCTCATTATAATTCTCAGTCTCCACCACATACAGATATTTGTAAGAGTTAATAGTAACAGAACTATGATTATTATTAGCGTTGGGTGCACCAGATAGTTAAAGACTTGTGTAGCTGTTGGGGAGTATCCTACAAAGATATCCCACCAATGATGCTGGCCTACTTGTTCTACTTTAGTCAGgacattctgtattttttctgaattatgttCTACCTGCCATACCATTCGTTTGGTTGTTTGATTTACCTTTTGTATCAATTCCTTTACTTTAGGATGTGTGAGCATTGCTTTAAGGACTTCGACGTCCATCCCTATTTGTAATTTCGGTATCTCTTGATATAGGTCAAAATCTGCATTAATTAGCTGTTGAGTAGTTATTGGGACAGTATAATGAAAGTCACAACCTACTATCTTGGTGAAGTTGCATACACAAAAGTTAGTTTTGTTAGTCTTTTCTTGGCAATTATCTACGGTGACGTTATCGCAAGCTGTCCTCACACAAGCGCACCCATTCCCTATATAATAAACTTGTGATTGTGTTCTATTATGCGGAAGCATTTCAAAGGTACATACACTATTTTCAGCATCTAAACATAGATCTTCCGCTTCTACTACAGCGTTTTCACAGACATAGCCTAATTGTCCTCTAGGAATACATGCTTCTGTGCTAACCGATTGCCACCTATTTTTGGTATTATCATAACTAGCCCAGACATTATGGTCTATGGGCTTGACAATAACATCTTGATGTATTGTCCCTAGAGTGAGGATAGGAAAGATAgctctttcctctgctgcactAATGGTGAGGACATAGGCTTCAATGTGTTCTTGTTGAGGCTCATAAGTGAAATTTACTAATTGCCACCAGGCTTGGTGGTCCTTCTCAAATTGTGTAGTATGATTGTCCTTTAGTATTGTTTCTCTTATCTCTTGAGGTAATATACCTGACATTCCTTCTCTCATTATTCCTGCCGCTACTGATTGTACCCATTGTTGTGTCTGAGGGCACTGGATAGCTAGTGCAATTTCTTTGCTAAGTTCCCCTGTATAGTTAGCGAACTTCAAAAAATCCTCTTCGGTATGGTTTGCTACCATGGTTAGTAGTTTTACTACTAGTGATTGTGTTTCTGCTAATGTGAGCATGGATGAACTGAGGGGCATTTTTAGCTTTCCTAAGTTCGACGTAACGGTACTTAATTTATTCACTAATACTTCTTGATCTATCGTGTTTAATATACCAAATCCAGTGCCAATCCATCCACTTAGATCTCTTTGTACTCTTCTATGATGAGACCTTGTTGCTAGCCATGCATTCCATCCCTTAAGGCTTTGCTGTATAAATGGTTGGCAACCCTTTTGCAAATACGTAATATCGGTGTGAAGGTTCATCTGCACCTTTTTCAGGGAATAAGTGGGGTCTAACAATAATTTTTGTTCATTAGATTTTCTTATCACCTGAGGCCCTATAAAGGTTAGGTTATGTACTACTTTACATACCACCGGTGGAGTGGTTTCTTGGGGCAAGTCTAGATCTGGATACAATGGGATCACGTCTTCTGGTAATTGTATCCTATAATCGACAGCACGCCCGAGAGCACGCCCGAGGGAGCTAATATCCTGTCCCAGTGTTTTCAACTCCCTTTCACATGTGAACGTCATTGACTGATCCAATCTAAATGCCATCTCACACAGTGCTTTTCCTCCCTCAGGACCACTAGATATTACAATTTCTCCCGGAGAATGGAGAAGGGGTTGAGGGTCATAGGTTATGTTTTGAGGGCGTAGCTCCCCAAGTGAATCTTCTCTATAAATCACCCCCTTTATCGGTTGTTGTGATCCAGGTGGATCCTCCCTGAAGTCGCTCCACTGACATGAAATTGGGCCCTTTTGCTGGGTCCAGACTGTGGGCCTGCCCATTTTCACTGGACTAAAGGTAATTAGGTTATATTTAAAGGCTGGCATCAAGGGTTTAATTGTTAATACTAGCCgccttgttttcccttcctctgggtCAAGTTCTCGACACCCAATTTGGACTTGGTCTCCCTTGTATGCTACCATGGAGGGCTGATCCCACACCTCACTTGCATATGGCTGATTGTTACGTAAGGCATAAACCTCGAAATAGGGCCCTCTCGTTCCCAACTCTGGGTGGATACACTGGTGCGCATGAGACCATGGGTCTATTGGGGCAGAGCCTTGGGGAAGCACTATCATTAGTCCAATGATCAGAGTTGTAAAGGTTTGGGGTGGAGTCGGGGTCATAATGTCTGGCTgtcaattttgtttcttttggcgTTCTCGTTGCTTGGTGTGAATTTGTTTTACTCGTAAAATAATCTTTTCTAGTTCAGTGTCTaaatctctttgttttttaaagggtCCAATTTGGTCACTTGTTAGTGGATGTCGTGGGACAGAAGAATAGCAACGGGTCGATAAAACCTTAGAACGACTAAGTTTCAAACAATATTGTAACCAGCGGTGTACTTTCCAATGGCACCACCCTAATACAATTTGTTCGGGAGCTTCAAACAATTCCCTAGCCTCTAAAATGGGTCTGTTGGCGAATTTCTCTAAGGCCAAATAGTCGTCATTTTCCCTTGCTTCTTTGCAGCTACACTCATAACATTGGAGGTCCAGTAAACAACTTTGTACGTTCCAAAATTTTCTATCACAACCTCCACAAAGAAATCCAATTAGTCCCACACAATTTCTTTCCCCACACCCAAAACACGGCTGATCGTGAATAGGGTCCTGTGGGTCAGGTCCTTGTTGACTGTATGTTTCAACCCACCCTATCCACTGTATTGGCGTGCTACGCAATGCAGCTCTAGCTTCGGCATTAAATTCTGCTATATGGGATAAAGGTTTTGGCAACGTCAATGTTAGTTTATGTTGAATTCTCACGTGATCCTGCGGAGACAGCTGACTCAGAAGTCTGTACATCTAGGGCAGGTTTGATCtcctcttgtttgttttccGGAGCTCTCTTGACCCGTGAATAGTGGATCCACGTAGGTCGCTCCTTGATCCGAACCGCGGTGAAGGTAGTTAGCAGCACTTGGAAAGGTCCCTCCCACTTCTCTTGTAGGGGTTTTCCTAAAAGATTCTTAACATACACCCAATCACCGGGATTAAACGGATGCAATTTGCAGTCGGGTTGTTTAGGTTGGTGCCCTATCACCACAGTAGCATTCTTATCAAACTGTTTCCCCACCGTAATTACATAATCATAAATATACTGATTACCGATTTGGTCTATAGCGTCCCCATTTACAACTTGCATAGCATAAGGTCTAccatacaaaatttcaaatgggcttaacttttcttttgatCTTGGTTTGACTCTCAGCCTAAGCAGAGCAATAGGCAAAGCCTGATACCACTGCAAATTAGTCTCCTGGCATATTTTGGCAATTTGCTGTTTGATGAGATGATTCATCTTTTCCACTTGCCCACTGGCCTGTGGACGATAAGGTGTGTGTAGTTGCCATTTGATTTGTAATGCTTTGCTTATTGCTCTCACCACTTTTGCACAGAAGTGTGTACCTCTATCCGAAGAAATGCTCTTTGGTACCCCAAACCgtggaataatttcattcaacAGTGCTTTAgtcacttctctttccttatttGTCCTACAAGGGAATGCTTCAGGCCACCCAGAAAATGTATCAGTTAGTACCAACAAATACCGAAACCCCCCTTTTCTTGggagttcagaaaaatcaatttgccaTACTTCACCTGGGAATTTACCTCGATTTATGGCTCCTTGATGTACTTTGGTTCCTGTGTTCGGGTTATTTTTCAGACACCGCTCGCACTGAGACGTAACGTGTTTTATAGTAGTAAATAATTTTGGTCCTGCTATTCTGGTCTGCAGATATTGGTAAAGCGAATGTAGGCCCCAATGGGCCTTCTCATGTTCTGTCTTCACAAACTGCCACATCACGTTTCCTGGTATCACTAACTGTCCTGTTCCTAATCGACCCCAACCATTTTCTAGTATTTTGCCCTTATTCCTCTGAATCCACCTATGATCTGATTCTTGGTAATCTGGCTGGATATTGATTTCCAGCTCCCCTGGTATTAGGGCCGCTATTTCCGCTTCCCTATTTCTTGTGGCCGCCAATTTAGCTTCTGTGTCTGCCTTCCTGTTCCCTATCTCTGGAATAGTGTTACCTTTCAGATGTCCTTTACAATGCATTATGGCCACTTGTGCTGGGAGTTGGACCGCCTCTAGCAATCGCAGAATCTCTTCTGCATgtttgactgtttttccttgtgtagtcaatagtcctctttctttccagatggccCCATGAGCATGTACAACAGAGAAGGCATATTTAGAGTCTGTCCATATattaatttgcatgttttctgcCAATTCCAGGGCTCGGGTCAGAGctatcagctctgccttttgggCTGAGGTCCCTGCAGGCAAGGGGTTTGACTCAATTACCCTTTCTGTAGTGGTGACTGCATAGCCAGCCATTCTTACTCCTTGCTTCACGAAACTGCTGCCATCTGAGAACCAGTTGTCCGCACCTTCAAGCGGCTCTTCTTTGAGATCTGGGCGACTGGAATAGACGGCTTCAATTGTTTCCAGGCAGTCGTGTTCGATGGGTTCCGCTGGAGCTCTCCCTTCTAGAAATGAAGCTGGGTTCACAATGTTAGTTACCTGAATGGTTACGTCATCTGATTCAGCCAAGATGGCCTGGTATTTTAGGAATCTGGAAGGGGACAACCAATGGTTGCctttctgttccagcacagccGACACAGTGTGAGATACTAACACAGTCATCTTTTGGCCCAGTGTGAGCTTTCTGGCCTCTTCTATGTTAATTatcactgcagccactgccctcAGACAGCCTGGCCATCCTTTACTTACTTCATCCAATCGCTTGGAGAAGTAGGCCACAGCTCTCTTGTGTGTTCCcaactgctgtgccaggactcCTAGGGCCATCCCTTGTCATTCATGGGAGAACAACCAGAATGGTTTTGATACATCTGGGAGACCTAAAGCCGGTGCTCTCATTAGCTCCAGCTTCAACTTCTTGAAGGCCCCTTCTGCCTCGGGAGTCCAAACTAGAACATCCTTAGTTTCTTTCAACAAATCGTACAGTGGTTTAGCGAGTATCCCGTACTGGTAGATCCATAGCCGACACCAACCTGTCATCCCCAGAAAGGCGCGCAGATCTCTCACTGTCTCTGGTTTAGGCATTTGACAGATGGCCTCTTTcctagctgctcccagggatcgCTGTCCTCTGGAGACTTCGTATCCCAGGTACACCACTTCTTTttgcaccagctgtgctttctgttgagAGACTCGGTATCCACTTAAACCCAGAaaatttaacaaggaaataGTCCATTCAATGCATTCTTCCTCTGTCACTGTTGCTATTAAGAGGTCATCTACGTATTGCAGAAGGGTGCCATCTCCCAGCGGCCTTTCCCACTGTTCCAATTCTTTGGCTAACTGATTCCCAAAAATCGTAGGGGAGTTCGCCCATCCTTGGGGCAATACCGTCCAGGTAAGTTGGgtctttcttcctttatctACAGattcccattcaaaggcaaaaatcttttgACTCTCGGGAGCtaagggaaggcagaagaatgCATCTTTCAAGTCTAATACAGTGAACCAGGCCAAATTATCCTTGAGTCTAGTTAAAAGCGTGTATGGATTAGCAACCAAAGGATGTAATATCTTGGTTATTTCGTTTACTGCTCTCAAGTCCTGAACTAGTCTATAAgctccattaggtttctttactggcAAGATTGGTGTATTAAAATCCGATTCACATTCTACCAATAACCCCAGTTCCAGAAACCTTTTGATTATGGGCTCAATCCCCTTCCTGTCTTCTATTCTCAAAGgatattgttttcttaccaCCGGTCTTGCCCCGTCTTTAAGCTCAACAACAATCGgtgctgcttgttttgattttccaggTATATCAGTAGCCCATACTAATGGGTATGCCTCGCTCAGGACTCGCTCAAAATTGTGATTCTCAGGTTTAGGTTTCACACAACtgattgttaggcttagggctgtAATCAGTTGTTCTTCTTTTACTTGAAATTCAAATCTGTCCTTTTTGAACTTTATTATGGCTCCCAAGTTCTCTAGTAAGTCTCTCCCTAGTAGAGGTTTTGGCGAATTTGGCAAATACAGAAACTGGTGTATTCCCATTTGTTTCCCAATTTTGTATTTGATAGGTTTCAAAAAGTAAGCTTTTTCTGGTTGGCCTGTTGCTCCCACAACTTGTACAAATTCATCACTTTTAGGTACCAATTCTTGATTTAAAACCGAAAAGGTTGCTCCCGTATCAATCAAAAAGTCCAATTCCTTTTTACCTTCCCCTAGCTCCATTTTAACCAGTGGGTCTGCTAGGGTATGGCCCACCGGTCCCCCTCATTCACTTTCTTGCTGTGTGGTGGTAGTGGTGGCCATTAGCCTTCTCTTTAACTGGGGGCATTCCTGTTTCCAGTGTCCCGTCTGTAGGCAGTATGCACATTGATCTGGCCCTACTCTAGCTGGGTGGGGTTGGAACCTCCCTCCCCCTCTCACCGGGTAGCCTCTACCCCTACCCCTGGTTCCAGGTTCCGAGTAACCTGTCTTctgagctgccactgccacagccactACTCGAGCTATCCTCCTgtcctcccttttcttctcctcaacTTCTCTATTATTATATACCTTCCATGCCTCATTCAGCAAGGCctccaggtttttattttctggatgttcaagcttttgcaatttctttctgaTGTCTGGGTTACTCTGTCCCATCATTAATCCTAACAGGTGTTGTTTCCCTTCTTCCGTTGCCGGGTCCAGGGGTGTGTATTGTCTCATGGCTGCCCTAAGTCTATCCAAAAACTCTGACGGGGTctcatcctttccctgcctAATGTCATATAACATCGACCAATTGATAGCCTTAGGGATCGCATTACGCAAGCCCATCGCTATCAGCTTTCTGTACTGCACCAATCGTCGATAGTGCTCTTCGTTGCCCGGATCCCATTCTGGTTTACTGCTGGGGAAATTATCTTCTAGTCTCCCTGATAATACTTGAGCATGTCGTTTTCCTGTTTCCAATACGAGTTCCCTTTCTGTATCTGTCAATTCTGACAACATC
This is a stretch of genomic DNA from Ammospiza nelsoni isolate bAmmNel1 chromosome 18, bAmmNel1.pri, whole genome shotgun sequence. It encodes these proteins:
- the LOC132081278 gene encoding zinc finger protein 22-like, which produces MAQEQLHDEEMPHKCLECGKSFRHSSTLIQHQMIRTGEWLYKCGECGKGFSESSALIRHQRIHTGERPYECPQCQKRFQRNSNLLQHQRMHTEERPFHCPECGKGFKHNSNLVTHRVIHTGERPYKCPQYGKSFTQSSA